The Vitis riparia cultivar Riparia Gloire de Montpellier isolate 1030 chromosome 3, EGFV_Vit.rip_1.0, whole genome shotgun sequence genome includes a region encoding these proteins:
- the LOC117911640 gene encoding uncharacterized protein LOC117911640: MALQSKKVVNNAPEIFEVLKQVKVNIPLLDMIRQVPTYAKFLKDLCTIKRGMHLKKKAFLTEQVSAIIQCKTPIKYKDSGCPTISVNIGNTFVKRALLDLGTSVNLLPYSVYKQLGLGELKSTSITLSLEDRSVKFPRGIIEDVLIQIDNFYYPVDFVVLDTKQGTSGLNHVPIILGRPFLATANALINCRSGVMQLTFGNMTIELNIFHSCKKHGTKEDEELKEAYLIELPMKELVKEKVEDNFSKLGEAISNERIEVWRINEEIQPLKLMKWSFSFKKVKTTKHGVHNNPKIMKKKLKEWHDQLIQKNKFKEGYFKPYLFPRKLKYQGVGPFIVCKPYPN, translated from the coding sequence ATGGCTCTTCAATCCAAGAAAGTGGTAAATAATGCTccagaaatttttgaagttctcaagcAAGTCAAAGTCAATATACCACTCCTTGACATGATAAGACAAGTTCCAACCTATGCCAAGTTTCTTAAGGATTTGTGTACCATAAAGAGAGGGatgcatttgaaaaagaaagctttCTTGACTGAACAAGTTAGTGCAATCATCCAATGCAAGACTCCAATCAAGTATAAGGATTCGGGATGTCCAACTATCTCGGTGAATATTGGCAACACTTTTGTGAAAAGAGCACTTTTAGACTTGGGGACAAGTGTGAATCTTCTTCCCTACTCGGTATATAAGCAATTGGGGCTTGGAGAACTAAAGTCTACTTCCATCACACTTTCATTGGAGGATAGATCGGTTAAGTTTCCAAGAGGAATTATTGAAGATGTGTTGATCCAAATCGATAACTTCTATTATCCGGttgattttgtggtgcttgatacgaAACAAGGAACTAGTGGACTCAACCATGTTCCTATTATACTTGGCCGACCTTTCCTTGCCACAGCAAATGCATTGATTAATTGTCGAAGTGGGGTGATGCAACTTACCTTTGGTAACATGACAATTGAGCTGAACATTTTTCATTCGTGTAAGAAGCATGGTACCAAAGAGGATGAGGAACTTAAGGAGgcttatttgattgaattgccTATGAAAGAGCTAGTGAAAGAAAAGGttgaagataatttttcaaaacttggtGAAGCAATTTCCAATGAACGGATTGAAGTTTGGAGgatcaatgaagaaattcaacCTTTGAAGTTAATGAAATGGTCTTTCAGCTTCAAGAAAGTGAAAACCACAAAGCATGGTGTGCATAATAATCCAAAGATCATGAAAAAGAAGCTCAAGGAATGGCATGACCAACTTATTCAAAAGAACAAGTTCAAAGAAGGTTATTTCAAGCCATATCTTTTTCCAAGAAAGCTTAAGTACCAAGGAGTTGGTCCATTCATTGTTTGCAAGCCATATCCAAATTGA